The following are encoded together in the Bacillus sp. V2I10 genome:
- a CDS encoding nitroreductase family protein, giving the protein MSTSTTESILSIMSERSSVRKYDPSAKISKDQLREILEITGKAPSAWNLQHWNFMVFHSNESKERLLPIAYNQSQITEASAVVAILGDLEANKNTNQVYNPLVEAGFMKEEIKETLAGQINGAYQNPIYARDAAFSNASLAAMQLMLAAKAKGFDTCAIGGFNAQQLSETFKIEDRYAPVMLISIGKAAKPAHQSSRISIDELSTFL; this is encoded by the coding sequence ATGTCAACATCTACAACAGAAAGTATCTTGTCTATTATGTCTGAACGCAGCTCTGTGCGCAAATATGATCCATCTGCAAAAATCAGCAAAGATCAACTCAGAGAAATTCTTGAGATTACTGGAAAGGCTCCATCTGCATGGAATCTTCAGCACTGGAACTTCATGGTTTTCCATAGTAATGAGTCTAAAGAAAGACTTCTTCCTATTGCTTATAACCAAAGCCAAATTACTGAAGCCTCTGCAGTAGTTGCCATTTTGGGCGATCTTGAAGCAAATAAGAACACAAATCAAGTTTATAATCCGCTTGTAGAAGCAGGTTTTATGAAAGAAGAAATTAAAGAAACACTTGCAGGCCAAATCAATGGCGCTTATCAAAATCCGATTTACGCACGTGATGCTGCTTTCAGCAATGCCTCACTTGCAGCTATGCAGCTTATGCTTGCTGCAAAAGCTAAAGGTTTTGATACATGTGCAATCGGCGGCTTTAATGCTCAGCAGCTGTCTGAAACATTTAAAATTGAAGACCGCTATGCACCAGTTATGCTCATCTCTATCGGTAAAGCAGCTAAACCTGCACACCAAAGCTCACGCATCAGCATCGATGAATTGAGCACATTTTTATAA
- the rarD gene encoding EamA family transporter RarD, producing the protein MEQRNSDTYRTGLMHTALAYFLWGILPVYWKLIDHVGAEEILAHRVFWSFLFMMSLIQINKQWAQLLEVCKRMLKKPLLLVSLILSSFLISINWFLYIWAVNNDHILETSLGYYINPLISVLLGMMFLKERLNRWQYASFILAAAGVLFMTMQYGKFPFVAIILALSFGFYGLTKKVTKLNASIGLTLETMMVMPVALIYLATIANKGESAFYEWSLGTNAFLIGAGIVTAVPLLLFAKGAQHIPLFMVGILQYIAPTITLLLGVLIYKESFTSTEIITFSLIWCALVLFSFSHVRGMKENAWKLKKKKTMEM; encoded by the coding sequence ATGGAGCAAAGAAATTCAGATACATATCGCACAGGCCTGATGCACACAGCATTAGCCTATTTTTTATGGGGTATCCTTCCGGTTTATTGGAAGCTGATCGATCATGTCGGGGCTGAAGAAATCCTGGCACACCGAGTGTTTTGGTCATTTCTTTTTATGATGAGCCTGATACAGATTAATAAACAGTGGGCTCAGCTGCTGGAAGTTTGCAAAAGAATGCTGAAAAAACCTCTGCTCCTGGTTTCACTCATCCTGTCATCGTTTCTGATCAGCATTAACTGGTTCCTCTACATATGGGCCGTTAATAATGATCATATCCTGGAAACGAGCTTAGGGTATTATATTAATCCTTTAATCAGCGTTCTCCTTGGTATGATGTTTTTAAAAGAACGGCTCAATAGATGGCAATATGCTTCATTCATCCTTGCTGCGGCGGGTGTTCTTTTCATGACGATGCAATATGGCAAGTTTCCATTTGTAGCGATCATTCTTGCATTGAGCTTTGGTTTTTACGGTTTAACCAAAAAAGTGACCAAATTAAATGCTTCAATTGGACTTACACTTGAGACAATGATGGTCATGCCTGTTGCCCTGATTTATTTAGCAACGATTGCAAATAAAGGAGAGTCCGCTTTTTATGAATGGAGTTTAGGAACGAATGCATTCTTAATCGGAGCGGGAATTGTAACGGCGGTTCCATTGCTGCTGTTTGCAAAAGGAGCACAGCATATTCCTTTATTTATGGTTGGAATTCTGCAATATATCGCACCAACCATCACCCTCTTACTTGGTGTTTTAATTTATAAAGAATCGTTTACGAGTACAGAAATCATTACATTTTCCTTAATTTGGTGTGCACTTGTGCTCTTTTCCTTTTCACACGTAAGAGGAATGAAGGAAAATGCATGGAAGCTGAAAAAAAAGAAAACGATGGAAATGTAA
- a CDS encoding DUF2188 domain-containing protein, producing MPWTKQDYPNSMKNLPDETREKAIEIGNALLDDGYEEGRAIPIAVSQAEKWADNDTYKDEYLLLSDEDGWMLRKEGNKRASYRFETKQEALAKGRELVKKNNCTLVVHLKDGSVESKINE from the coding sequence ATGCCTTGGACAAAACAAGATTACCCAAATTCAATGAAAAACCTTCCTGATGAAACCCGTGAAAAAGCAATTGAGATCGGAAATGCCTTGCTTGATGATGGATATGAAGAGGGGCGGGCCATTCCGATTGCCGTTTCACAGGCAGAAAAATGGGCAGACAATGACACGTATAAAGATGAATATCTCTTGTTGTCAGATGAAGATGGATGGATGCTAAGAAAAGAGGGAAATAAACGTGCAAGTTATCGATTTGAGACAAAACAGGAGGCTCTTGCAAAGGGAAGAGAGCTTGTGAAGAAAAATAATTGCACGCTGGTTGTCCATCTGAAAGACGGCTCAGTTGAAAGCAAAATAAATGAATAG
- a CDS encoding Hsp20/alpha crystallin family protein — protein MFPWKKNFPFNQSGQMPDTFKNMNPKNVEDYIQNVMGNVFGEGFPQQFPFQGNMAGNMADNNKHTPANQGSTELFETNDHIFVKVQASEEQLENLRIQHSSNQLFILNFPSMGEQKKLVLPSLVKRKGTKASYRNGILEIKLHKNEDLQISEIEITQN, from the coding sequence ATGTTTCCCTGGAAAAAAAACTTTCCATTTAATCAATCCGGGCAAATGCCTGATACTTTTAAAAATATGAACCCTAAAAATGTTGAAGACTATATTCAAAATGTCATGGGAAATGTTTTCGGCGAGGGCTTTCCCCAGCAGTTCCCTTTTCAGGGCAATATGGCAGGAAATATGGCGGATAACAACAAACATACTCCTGCAAATCAGGGCAGTACAGAGCTATTTGAAACGAACGACCACATCTTCGTCAAAGTGCAGGCTTCAGAAGAACAGCTTGAAAATCTTCGAATACAGCACAGCAGCAATCAGCTTTTCATTTTGAACTTCCCTTCAATGGGTGAACAGAAAAAACTCGTCCTTCCTTCCCTAGTTAAGCGTAAAGGTACAAAAGCATCTTACCGGAATGGAATTCTTGAAATAAAGCTTCATAAGAATGAGGACCTGCAAATATCCGAGATTGAAATAACTCAAAATTAA
- the cdaS gene encoding sporulation-specific diadenylate cyclase CdaS, which yields MECGDFSNNKKSDVKRGEELNVVKKEIIDPIKKHIYDQLGNIINESQQLMNTLYEKDHCLLCELEDLHTIFQQLQSQASSFYLESYLSEYTPHYALLSKVIQHLSAHKHGGLIVIERKDRVASFLQNGVPIDAYLSASLLESIFYPGNPLHDGAVLVSGTKIISAANVLPLSTKTADAKIGTRHRAALGITESTDAIALVVSEETGKMSFAINGGLYPFSSE from the coding sequence ATGGAATGCGGAGATTTTTCAAACAATAAGAAAAGCGATGTTAAACGGGGAGAGGAGCTGAACGTTGTGAAAAAAGAAATAATTGATCCCATTAAAAAACACATTTATGACCAGCTGGGAAACATCATTAATGAATCTCAGCAGCTTATGAATACTCTTTATGAGAAAGACCATTGTCTGCTTTGTGAGCTTGAAGATTTGCATACGATTTTTCAGCAGCTGCAGTCGCAGGCATCGTCCTTTTACTTGGAGTCTTATTTATCAGAGTACACTCCGCATTATGCATTACTCTCAAAAGTCATTCAGCATCTTTCTGCTCATAAACATGGAGGTTTGATTGTGATAGAGAGAAAAGACCGAGTTGCCTCTTTTCTTCAAAACGGTGTGCCGATTGATGCTTATTTATCTGCGTCGTTGCTTGAAAGTATTTTTTATCCGGGGAATCCTCTCCATGATGGAGCAGTGCTTGTTTCTGGTACAAAAATCATTTCTGCAGCAAACGTACTTCCGCTTTCTACTAAAACCGCAGATGCCAAGATTGGTACGAGGCACCGGGCTGCCCTTGGCATAACAGAATCAACAGATGCCATAGCGCTTGTCGTATCAGAAGAAACGGGGAAGATGTCATTTGCCATAAATGGCGGGCTGTACCCGTTCAGCTCTGAATAA
- a CDS encoding SDR family NAD(P)-dependent oxidoreductase → MNRTVIITGGSNGIGEELVKQYAAKGDKVIFADIDARKGKSIESNYENTYFVQTDVRNVQDIKQLIQEAERTAGRIDILINNAGVSRFKSPFELTLEDWDDVINTNLRSTFFCSKEAAKVMRKNSAGGFIVNIASTRASMSEPGSEAYAATKGGIVALTHALAASFSEERIKVNSISPGWIETKDYENLRQIDHDQHLSKRVGTPADIAKACFYLTDPENDFVTGSNIVVDGGMTRKMIYEH, encoded by the coding sequence ATGAACCGAACAGTCATCATTACAGGCGGTTCCAACGGGATAGGGGAAGAACTAGTTAAACAGTATGCTGCTAAAGGGGACAAGGTTATTTTTGCTGATATTGATGCAAGAAAGGGTAAAAGCATTGAAAGTAATTATGAAAACACTTATTTCGTTCAAACGGATGTAAGAAATGTTCAGGACATTAAACAGTTAATTCAAGAAGCAGAACGTACAGCCGGCAGAATTGATATCTTAATTAATAACGCGGGAGTCTCCAGATTTAAATCCCCCTTTGAGCTGACTTTGGAGGATTGGGACGATGTTATTAACACGAATTTAAGAAGCACGTTCTTCTGTTCAAAAGAGGCAGCGAAGGTGATGAGAAAGAATTCTGCCGGCGGTTTTATTGTAAATATCGCTTCTACACGGGCATCGATGTCAGAACCGGGATCAGAAGCTTATGCTGCTACAAAAGGCGGAATTGTTGCGCTGACCCATGCGCTTGCCGCTTCCTTTAGTGAAGAGCGGATCAAAGTGAACAGCATTTCACCTGGTTGGATTGAAACAAAGGATTACGAGAACCTGAGACAGATCGATCATGATCAGCATCTTTCAAAACGGGTAGGCACGCCTGCTGATATTGCCAAAGCCTGTTTTTATTTAACAGATCCTGAAAACGACTTTGTAACAGGCTCTAATATTGTCGTAGATGGCGGGATGACAAGAAAAATGATATATGAACATTAA
- a CDS encoding MATE family efflux transporter, with product MKQTFTLWEKGKQFSLILLPILITQLSLYSMNFFDTTMSGKVSPGDLAGVAIGSSIWVPVYTGLSGILLAVTPIVSQYVGAKQKEKIPFTVIQGLYLSVLLSIIVGVIGIFVIDPILNSMTLEDHVRETAKYYLAALAFGILPLFAYNVLRCFIDALGFTRITMFITLLSLPINVVFNYFFIFGKFGFPALGGVGSGVASTITYWCIFLISVFVIVKKQPFVDYGIFKKLYSASAKAWLSLLKIGIPIGIAIFFETSIFAAVTLLMSNYDTVTIASHQIAINFASLLYMLPLSISMALTIVVGFEVGAKRYRDAKQYSYLGIVMAIILSLITAAVIYFLRSEISAIYTNEGIVIKLSAQFLIYAIFFQLSDAIAAPIQGALRGYKDVNVTLVMALVSYWIIGLPTGYLLANNTSFMAFGYWIGLIAGLAAAALALSTRLWFIQNKVYTLSEKQKG from the coding sequence ATGAAACAAACCTTTACTCTTTGGGAGAAAGGCAAGCAATTTTCTCTCATCCTTTTGCCGATTTTGATTACGCAGCTCTCTCTTTATTCAATGAATTTCTTTGATACGACCATGTCAGGGAAAGTAAGCCCCGGAGATCTTGCAGGTGTTGCAATTGGATCAAGCATCTGGGTGCCTGTCTATACCGGACTAAGCGGTATCCTGCTCGCAGTAACTCCGATTGTTTCACAGTATGTTGGTGCAAAGCAGAAGGAGAAAATCCCTTTTACAGTTATTCAAGGCTTGTACCTGTCTGTATTGCTGTCTATTATAGTGGGAGTTATCGGTATTTTTGTCATTGATCCAATATTAAATTCAATGACACTGGAGGATCATGTCAGAGAGACGGCTAAATATTATCTGGCTGCTTTGGCTTTTGGAATTTTGCCTCTCTTTGCATATAATGTTTTGCGCTGCTTTATTGATGCTCTTGGGTTTACGAGAATAACAATGTTCATCACATTATTATCTCTGCCCATCAATGTTGTATTTAATTATTTTTTTATTTTTGGGAAGTTCGGTTTTCCTGCTCTCGGCGGAGTGGGATCAGGTGTTGCTTCAACCATTACATACTGGTGTATTTTTCTGATTTCCGTTTTTGTCATTGTGAAAAAGCAGCCTTTTGTGGACTACGGTATTTTCAAGAAACTGTACAGCGCTTCTGCAAAAGCCTGGCTAAGTCTATTAAAAATCGGAATCCCTATAGGAATCGCAATATTCTTTGAAACTAGTATTTTTGCAGCCGTTACCTTATTAATGAGCAATTACGACACGGTCACGATTGCCTCCCATCAAATCGCCATCAACTTTGCCTCCCTTCTGTATATGCTTCCACTAAGCATTTCAATGGCGCTTACAATTGTCGTCGGATTTGAAGTTGGCGCGAAACGATACAGGGATGCAAAGCAGTACAGTTATTTAGGAATTGTCATGGCTATTATCCTGTCGCTTATTACCGCAGCGGTCATCTATTTCTTAAGAAGTGAAATTTCAGCGATCTATACAAATGAAGGCATTGTCATAAAGCTCTCAGCTCAGTTTTTGATCTATGCGATTTTCTTTCAGCTCTCAGATGCCATTGCCGCCCCTATTCAGGGAGCGCTGCGCGGCTATAAAGATGTTAATGTCACCTTGGTGATGGCGCTTGTTTCTTACTGGATCATAGGACTTCCAACGGGATATTTGCTCGCAAACAATACATCTTTCATGGCTTTCGGGTACTGGATTGGCTTGATAGCAGGCCTTGCCGCTGCCGCACTGGCTTTGTCTACAAGGCTGTGGTTTATTCAAAATAAGGTATATACGCTTAGTGAAAAACAAAAAGGATAA
- the wrbA gene encoding NAD(P)H:quinone oxidoreductase, whose amino-acid sequence MSNVKLAVIYYSSTGTNHKLAAWAEAGAKEAGAEVKVLKVPELAPQSAIDSNPAWKAHLEATKDVPEVTLNDLEWADAIIFSVPTRFGNVPAQMKQFFDTTGGLWFQGKLANKVVSAMASASNPHGGQEATILSLYTTMYHWGAIVAAPGYTDQSLFEAGGNPYGTSVTADQDGNLKENVEAAVKHQAKRTVTVAESIKKGMQ is encoded by the coding sequence ATGTCAAATGTGAAATTAGCTGTCATTTACTACAGTTCTACAGGTACGAACCACAAGCTTGCTGCTTGGGCTGAAGCTGGAGCAAAAGAAGCTGGCGCCGAGGTAAAAGTGCTTAAAGTTCCTGAGCTTGCACCGCAATCAGCGATTGATTCTAATCCTGCATGGAAAGCGCACCTTGAAGCGACAAAAGATGTTCCTGAAGTTACATTAAATGACCTGGAATGGGCAGATGCCATCATTTTCAGTGTCCCGACTCGATTTGGTAATGTTCCTGCTCAAATGAAGCAATTTTTTGATACAACCGGCGGACTCTGGTTTCAAGGAAAGCTTGCCAATAAAGTAGTCAGTGCCATGGCTTCTGCAAGCAATCCCCACGGCGGTCAGGAAGCAACAATCTTAAGCTTATACACAACGATGTATCACTGGGGAGCTATTGTAGCCGCACCGGGCTATACGGATCAGTCTCTATTTGAAGCAGGCGGGAATCCGTACGGTACCTCTGTAACAGCCGATCAGGACGGAAATTTAAAAGAAAATGTTGAAGCAGCCGTGAAGCATCAGGCTAAACGAACTGTTACAGTTGCAGAATCCATTAAAAAAGGCATGCAATAA
- a CDS encoding IS3 family transposase (programmed frameshift), with protein MAKFTEQEKVNAVKRYLNGIEGHKAIAKSIGVAHGVFHRWIQQYQYNGENAFKKRYTTYSLDDKLKVLTYMNEHGTSLSETAAIFKIQSPSTINRWKRLFDTQGVDGLIPREKGRSSMKKENPKVSEIKEPVTGSIEALQAENERLRMELAYGKKVECLSSEQRKITKQDKAKVVYELRQEFPVKSLLKLAGIPRSTYYHLTKQLERPDKDAELKTAIKDIFHEHKGRYGYRRIRAELANRGLHVNHKKVYRLMRELGLKCLVRIKKYRSYKGEAGKVAENVLNRNFKASKPNEKWVTDITEFKLFGEKLYLSPMLDLYNGEILTYTIGSRPTYSLVSSMLNKALRKMRKEDTLLIHSDQGWHYQMKKYRLALKKKDITQSMSRKGNCYDNAVIENFFGILKSEFLFYQDFKNVEHFKEELRKYIHYYNHKRIKTKLKGKSPVQYRTLAQQVA; from the exons ATGGCTAAATTTACAGAACAGGAAAAGGTAAATGCCGTTAAGCGATATCTTAATGGCATTGAAGGACACAAAGCGATCGCAAAATCCATAGGAGTAGCTCATGGGGTTTTTCACAGGTGGATCCAGCAGTATCAATATAACGGAGAAAATGCGTTTAAAAAACGATATACAACCTATTCTTTGGACGATAAACTAAAGGTACTTACCTATATGAACGAACACGGGACGTCCCTCAGTGAGACAGCTGCGATCTTTAAAATTCAATCTCCCTCTACGATTAATCGATGGAAGAGGTTATTCGACACACAAGGAGTGGACGGCCTTATTCCAAGGGAAAAGGGGCGGTCATCGATGAAAAAAGAAAACCCTAAAGTAAGCGAGATAAAAGAACCAGTGACAGGTTCTATTGAAGCTCTTCAGGCTGAAAATGAACGTTTACGTATGGAGCTTGCTTATG GTAAAAAAGTTGAATGCCTTAGTTCAGAACAAAGAAAAATCACCAAACAAGACAAAGCGAAAGTAGTCTATGAATTGAGGCAGGAATTCCCGGTGAAATCACTCTTAAAGCTTGCGGGTATTCCTCGCAGTACCTATTACCATTTGACGAAGCAGCTTGAACGCCCAGATAAAGATGCTGAATTAAAAACGGCGATTAAAGACATTTTTCATGAACATAAAGGCCGATACGGGTACCGGCGTATTCGTGCTGAGCTAGCCAACCGAGGACTGCATGTTAATCATAAGAAAGTTTATCGACTTATGAGAGAACTAGGATTGAAGTGCCTAGTCCGCATAAAGAAATATCGGTCGTACAAAGGTGAAGCAGGCAAGGTTGCCGAAAATGTGCTAAATCGGAACTTCAAGGCGTCCAAGCCGAATGAGAAATGGGTAACCGATATTACCGAGTTCAAATTATTTGGAGAAAAACTGTATCTTTCACCTATGCTAGATTTATACAATGGCGAAATTCTCACCTATACGATTGGCTCTAGACCGACCTATTCCCTTGTATCGAGTATGTTAAATAAAGCCCTAAGAAAAATGCGCAAAGAAGATACGTTACTCATTCACTCGGATCAAGGATGGCACTATCAAATGAAGAAATACCGTCTGGCTTTGAAGAAAAAGGACATCACTCAAAGCATGTCTCGTAAAGGGAACTGTTACGACAATGCGGTCATTGAAAATTTCTTTGGCATTCTAAAATCAGAATTCCTTTTTTACCAAGACTTTAAAAATGTGGAACATTTTAAAGAAGAACTAAGGAAGTACATCCATTACTATAACCACAAACGAATTAAGACAAAATTAAAAGGCAAGAGCCCGGTACAATACCGGACTCTTGCCCAACAAGTAGCTTAA
- a CDS encoding NCS2 family permease has product MQDKKNLLSFLNSFFRLDERQTTVKTEFIAALTTFMTVSYIILVNPIILSEAGMPKEAALAGTILAIVITTLLMGLWANLPIVIGPGMGLNAFFTYTVVLGQGLSWETALGAVFISGFVFFLLSVSGVSSKVVSAIPKTLKASITAGIGLFVAFIGLKNGGIIVPDEATYVALGNIADQGTWLALSGLILAAVLVSRNIRGGLILSIFVITALSMLIGHSPVPKSAGDILSFGWPSVELTFMKLDIMAAIGYGIFSVIFSFTIVELFDTLATLIGLTKKANLNDENGETPNMKRALTTGALGTMISAVFGSTAINTYIENATGIAEGGRTGLKAVFAALLFLLTLLFTPLIQFIPNAATAPVLIIIGAFMMTELKEILFDDLTELIPAFLTLIMMPLTFSIAEGVAFGFISYTLLKVFTGRTKELHWMMYIITAAFLINFYTMI; this is encoded by the coding sequence ATGCAAGACAAGAAAAACCTGCTTTCGTTTTTAAACTCGTTTTTCCGTTTAGATGAACGACAGACAACAGTGAAAACGGAATTTATTGCGGCCCTGACAACATTTATGACGGTCAGCTACATCATTCTTGTTAACCCGATTATCTTATCTGAAGCCGGTATGCCAAAGGAAGCAGCACTCGCCGGTACAATCTTAGCTATTGTCATTACGACTCTATTAATGGGGTTATGGGCAAACCTGCCGATTGTCATCGGACCCGGAATGGGGTTAAATGCCTTTTTTACATATACCGTCGTCCTTGGCCAGGGATTATCTTGGGAAACGGCTCTTGGGGCTGTATTTATCTCAGGTTTTGTTTTCTTTCTATTATCTGTTTCAGGAGTCAGTTCAAAAGTTGTCTCTGCAATTCCTAAAACATTGAAAGCCTCCATTACTGCAGGAATCGGATTATTTGTAGCATTTATCGGCCTTAAAAACGGAGGCATTATTGTTCCCGATGAAGCAACCTATGTTGCACTCGGAAACATTGCAGATCAGGGAACATGGCTTGCGCTTTCAGGATTGATCCTTGCAGCGGTGCTTGTATCCAGAAATATTAGAGGCGGATTAATTTTAAGCATCTTTGTCATTACGGCATTGTCCATGCTGATCGGTCACTCGCCTGTACCAAAATCTGCAGGGGATATCCTTTCCTTTGGCTGGCCATCGGTTGAATTAACGTTTATGAAGCTTGATATTATGGCTGCGATCGGATATGGTATTTTCTCAGTCATCTTTTCATTTACGATCGTAGAATTATTCGATACATTGGCTACCTTGATCGGATTAACAAAAAAAGCGAATCTGAATGATGAAAATGGCGAAACACCTAATATGAAACGCGCATTGACGACCGGTGCGCTCGGCACAATGATCAGTGCGGTGTTTGGAAGCACAGCTATAAATACCTATATTGAAAATGCAACCGGAATTGCAGAAGGAGGAAGAACTGGTTTAAAAGCAGTATTTGCTGCCCTGCTGTTTTTGCTGACTCTTTTATTTACACCTCTGATTCAATTCATCCCAAACGCTGCGACAGCTCCAGTTTTAATTATTATTGGAGCATTTATGATGACAGAACTGAAGGAAATTCTTTTTGATGATTTGACCGAATTGATCCCGGCATTTTTAACCCTCATTATGATGCCATTAACGTTCAGTATTGCAGAAGGTGTAGCATTCGGTTTTATTTCATACACATTATTAAAGGTTTTTACCGGCAGAACAAAAGAACTTCACTGGATGATGTATATCATTACTGCAGCCTTTTTAATAAATTTCTATACAATGATTTAG
- the bshB2 gene encoding bacillithiol biosynthesis deacetylase BshB2 has product MREHVLVVLPHPDDESFGVGGLMSLKRKEGIPVTYACATLGQMGRNMGNPLFANREILPEIRKKELRDACDALDVQDLRMLGLRDKTLEFEDIDRFADIIEEIIQEVKPTLVVTFYPGHGVHPDHDATGAATIRAISRMPSEDRPETYCVAITKNRAEVLGEHDVTIDISSVAEMKLNALRAHRSQTEGMLKQMEEKFKNKEPEVMHWVEQEIFWTYKWDD; this is encoded by the coding sequence ATGAGAGAGCATGTATTAGTTGTTCTGCCTCACCCGGATGACGAATCATTTGGAGTTGGGGGTTTAATGTCATTAAAACGTAAAGAAGGAATTCCTGTTACTTACGCCTGCGCAACACTTGGCCAGATGGGAAGAAACATGGGAAATCCTTTGTTTGCAAACCGGGAGATCCTGCCTGAAATCCGTAAAAAAGAACTAAGAGATGCATGTGATGCACTTGATGTTCAGGATTTAAGAATGCTTGGTCTGCGTGACAAAACACTTGAATTTGAAGACATCGACCGTTTTGCAGATATTATTGAAGAAATCATTCAAGAAGTGAAGCCAACCCTTGTTGTCACGTTTTACCCTGGACATGGCGTACATCCTGATCATGACGCTACAGGTGCTGCAACCATTCGCGCAATAAGCAGAATGCCATCTGAAGACCGCCCTGAGACATACTGTGTTGCCATCACAAAAAACCGGGCAGAGGTGCTTGGTGAGCATGATGTCACAATTGATATCTCAAGCGTAGCCGAAATGAAATTAAATGCATTGCGCGCTCATCGCAGCCAGACAGAAGGTATGCTTAAGCAAATGGAAGAAAAGTTCAAAAACAAAGAGCCAGAAGTCATGCATTGGGTGGAGCAGGAGATTTTCTGGACTTATAAATGGGATGACTGA
- a CDS encoding alpha/beta hydrolase yields MKHIFEKGKNRNRTLLLLHGTGGDENDLIPLAKHIDADANILSVRGNVLEHGMPRFFRRLAEGVFDEEDLIFRTGELHDFLKEAAEKYSFDRSELVAVGYSNGANIAGSLLFHYENSLKAAILHHPMVPRRNIEIPSLSGTPIFIGAGMNDPICLPQETRDLADILKAANGEVVIHWENHGHQLTSSEVEAAAAWYDLNLR; encoded by the coding sequence ATGAAACACATTTTTGAAAAAGGCAAAAACCGCAATCGAACATTACTGCTGCTGCATGGAACAGGAGGGGATGAAAATGATCTTATTCCGCTCGCTAAACATATCGATGCAGATGCTAATATTTTAAGTGTAAGAGGAAACGTTCTCGAACATGGAATGCCCCGCTTCTTCAGAAGATTGGCAGAGGGCGTATTTGATGAAGAGGACCTGATTTTCCGAACAGGTGAATTACATGACTTTTTAAAAGAAGCAGCTGAAAAGTATTCATTTGACCGTTCAGAACTTGTTGCAGTCGGCTATTCGAATGGCGCCAATATTGCAGGAAGCTTGCTATTCCATTATGAAAACTCTTTGAAGGCGGCTATTCTTCATCATCCAATGGTACCAAGGAGAAATATTGAAATCCCATCATTAAGCGGAACACCGATTTTCATTGGTGCAGGCATGAATGATCCGATCTGCCTGCCTCAGGAAACACGTGATCTCGCAGACATCCTGAAAGCAGCCAATGGGGAAGTAGTTATACATTGGGAAAACCATGGTCATCAGCTGACGTCATCTGAGGTAGAGGCTGCAGCTGCTTGGTATGATTTAAATTTAAGATAA
- a CDS encoding helix-turn-helix domain-containing protein, whose protein sequence is MESNLCPKMEKAFGFLGKRWTGLIIHVLLDGPKRFKDLTDTIPSISQKMLVERLKELESAGIVQRVVIPDTPVKVTYQLTEMGHSLEKVMKEVKEWADRYCFEEGKKE, encoded by the coding sequence ATGGAATCTAATTTATGTCCCAAAATGGAAAAAGCATTCGGATTTTTAGGGAAAAGATGGACAGGTTTAATCATCCATGTCTTGTTAGACGGACCTAAACGATTTAAGGATTTAACAGATACCATTCCTAGTATTAGCCAAAAAATGCTTGTGGAACGATTGAAAGAATTGGAATCGGCGGGCATTGTACAGCGGGTTGTCATTCCTGATACACCAGTAAAGGTCACATATCAGCTCACAGAAATGGGGCACTCTCTAGAAAAAGTAATGAAAGAAGTGAAAGAATGGGCTGATCGCTATTGCTTTGAGGAGGGGAAAAAGGAATGA
- a CDS encoding YojF family protein, producing the protein MVPITKDEIQKHLDVLVNKEVYVHLETTTGAYSAHMNENNMTVVAFIRNAKVSFDQAKITGQGPFRVGLKIDHGWIYAEGLTDWVYNEKNQLLMAGHDREGKLAIALQISETPFAE; encoded by the coding sequence ATGGTCCCCATTACGAAAGATGAAATTCAGAAACATTTAGACGTTCTCGTGAATAAGGAAGTTTATGTTCACCTGGAAACGACGACAGGCGCTTATTCTGCCCACATGAATGAAAATAATATGACAGTTGTGGCTTTTATCAGAAATGCAAAAGTTTCCTTTGACCAGGCAAAGATTACCGGACAGGGTCCATTCCGTGTCGGACTCAAAATTGATCACGGGTGGATTTATGCAGAAGGCCTTACAGACTGGGTGTACAATGAAAAGAATCAGCTGCTGATGGCAGGGCATGACCGCGAAGGAAAGCTTGCCATTGCGCTTCAAATCAGCGAGACCCCGTTTGCAGAGTAG